One segment of Panicum virgatum strain AP13 chromosome 3K, P.virgatum_v5, whole genome shotgun sequence DNA contains the following:
- the LOC120697326 gene encoding uncharacterized protein At4g08330, chloroplastic-like — MNQASSVSPMDMEMEKKAASSALQRSLSAVTYCCGACGYDLRLRSSDRNTAGIVGGGYGRAARRGVVAFDAIDDARFGHADEFRCVDVRARRLFVRRTRLLCRKCGATLGFGYDDRARGAASSSPRYDIRIRALQPLAAADDDGDGTAAWPPAPSSDGA, encoded by the exons ATGAACCAAGCTAGCTCGGTTTCGCCGAtggacatggagatggagaagaaGGCCGCGTCGTCGGCGCTCCAGAGGAGCCTCTCCGCCGTCACCTACTG CTGCGGCGCGTGCGGGTACGACCTGCGCCTGCGCTCGTCGGACCGGAACACGGCGGGCATCGTGGGCGGCGGGTacgggcgcgcggcgcggcgcggggtggTGGCCTTCGACGCCATCGACGACGCGCGGTTCGGCCACGCCGACGAGTTCCGCTGCGTCGACGTACGCGCGCGCAGGCTCTTCGTGCGCCGCACCCGCCTCCTCTGCCGCAAGTGCGGCGCCACCCTCGGCTTCGGATACGACGAccgcgcccgcggcgccgccAGCAGCTCCCCGCGCTACGACATCAGGATCCGCGCGCTCCAGCctctggccgccgccgacgacgacggcgacggcacgGCCGCCTGGCCGCCCGCGCCGTCGTCGGACGGTGCCTGA
- the LOC120697328 gene encoding probable replication factor A 73 kDa subunit produces MQVQGQITPLSELRPINALYNIHVRVSRTWEYRGKSEQNDLIQFDMVLIDQKGYAMYCEVPKDILAQFKEHLQEGKILYISKPIVEKAKPGYRVVDAPYMLKFSKRTQIFEANDDPAFPKYVFSLTPIEQLPQYARRTDRFLDVLGKITAVSNAAIVRNTSGDLMMRRIIKLQDHKGTTIDLSLSGQRALEFNAEAVFDVGQNHHVIAIFVGTLMKVYKENFKFLSGTSPCRWYINENEIPAIKTFQRGLPYGVTPIQKLELQSEDYMEQGVEEKTLFDLKEVDPYTEKDKRFQCTVTLLSLADKQQWCYRACRVCNSRMIAGHDGYECTKATGCSCKQFDWKYKICFIGADDTYRLEFMFFEKKGLELIGKSAENLRKQYDPTSTPPDIAQWINHKFTFIVKVLYKKSARSLDPSFEVIMIKERHGKQETLPSIANIGSVSSNMDTSDLPPLVTITASKKIDQASFSATPPFIDVKAMYIDDQSDAWDKSHYYHQGNRDDEHDEKQAAKRQKIT; encoded by the exons ATGCAGGTACAGGGACAGATCACTCCACTCTCAGAGCTGCGTCCAATAAATGCTTTGTATAATATTCATGTCAGAGTATCAAGAACCTGGGAATACAGAGGCAAGAGTGAACAAAATGATCTTATCCAATTCGATATGGTGCTCATTGACCAAAAG GGTTATGCAATGTACTGTGAGGTACCAAAAGACATACTCGCCCAATTTAAGGAGCACCTACAGGAAGGAAAAATTCTTTATATCTCCAAGCCAATTGTTGAAAAAGCTAAGCCTGGCTACAGAGTGGTAGATGCCCCCTACATGCTAAAGTTCAGCAAGCGAACACAAATCTTTGAAGCCAATGATGACCCAGCTTTTCCCAAGTATGTGTTTTCGTTGACTCCAATTGAACAGCTACCACAATATGCCAGAAGGACAGATCGTTTCCTAG ATGTGCTTGGGAAAATTACAGCTGTCTCAAACGCAGCCATTGTGCGCAACACATCAGGAGATCTCATGATGCGTAGAATCATAAAACTCCAGGATCATAA GGGGACCACAATTGACTTATCATTGTCGGGACAAAGGGCTCTCGAATTCAATGCAGAGGCTGTATTTGATGTTGGTCAGAACCATCACGTAATTGCAATCTTTGTGGGCACTCTAATGAAAGTGTATAAAGAAAACTTCAAATTTCTCAGTGGAACATCACCTTGTCGTTGGTATATAAATGAGAATGAAATACCAGCAATAAAGACATTTCAGAGAGG CTTGCCCTATGGAGTGACTCCAATTCAAAAGCTAGAACTCCAGAGTGAAGACTACATGGAACAAGGCGTCGAAGAAAAAACTTTGTTCGATCTCAAAGAAGTTGATCCTTATACAGAAAAG GACAAGAGATTCCAGTGCACAGTTACACTGCTTTCTCTAGCAGACAAGCAACAGTGGTGCTACAGAGCTTGTAGAGTTTGCAATTCAAGAATGATAGCAGGTCATGATGGGTATGAATGTACAAAGGCAACTGGTTGCTCCTGCAAACAATTTGACTGGAA GTACAAGATCTGTTTCATAGGAGCAGACGACACCTATAGACTTGAGTTtatgttctttgagaaaaaaggCTTAGAACTCATTGGAAAAAGTGCAGAAAATCTAAGGAAACAGTACGATCCAACTTCCACCCCACCTGACATAGCGCAATGGATAAATCATAAATTCACCTTCATAGTAAAAGTCCTATACAAAAAAAGCGCCAGGAGTTTGGATCCTTCCTTTGAGGTTATTATGATCAAAGAAAGACATGGAAAGCAAGAAACACTACCAAGCATTGCTAACATTGGATCTGTGTCATCAAACATGGATACATCAGATCTGCCACCACTGGTGACAATAACAGCATCCAAAAAGATAGATCAG gcTTCATTCTCAGCAACTCCTCCCTTCATAGATGTCAAGGCTATGTACATAGACGATCAATCTGA CGCTTGGGACAAGAGCCATTATTACCACCAG GGCAATCGAGATGATGAGCACGATGAAAAACAGGCTGCCAAAAGGCAAAAAATTACCTAA